In the Haloferula helveola genome, one interval contains:
- a CDS encoding SDR family NAD(P)-dependent oxidoreductase encodes MERVLISGGRGDLAQAIARAFRDAGDEVLAPGRDELDVADPASVASYFAGIETPDLLISNAGLADNELLARCNEASWDRQLEVNLHGTFRCAKAAARAMLRKRTGHLIFISSHSALHPPVGQAAYAAAKAGLIGLAKSLAKELGPAGIRVNTVLPGFLETRMTAGLPESRRDEVRREHALGRFNDTESVAAFLVHLHRQLPYTSGQVFQLDSRIG; translated from the coding sequence ATGGAACGGGTGCTCATCAGCGGCGGACGCGGCGATCTCGCGCAAGCAATCGCCCGCGCGTTCCGCGACGCGGGTGACGAGGTGCTCGCGCCCGGCCGGGACGAACTGGACGTCGCCGATCCCGCATCGGTCGCGAGCTACTTCGCCGGCATCGAGACACCCGATCTCTTGATCAGCAACGCCGGCCTCGCCGACAACGAACTGCTGGCCCGTTGCAATGAGGCGTCCTGGGACCGCCAGCTGGAGGTCAACCTGCACGGCACCTTCCGTTGTGCCAAAGCGGCCGCCCGCGCGATGCTCCGGAAGCGGACCGGCCACCTCATTTTCATCTCAAGCCACTCGGCCCTCCACCCGCCGGTCGGCCAAGCCGCCTACGCCGCCGCCAAAGCCGGACTGATCGGGCTCGCCAAGTCGCTTGCGAAGGAACTCGGCCCCGCCGGGATCCGGGTCAACACGGTGCTCCCCGGCTTTCTCGAAACCCGAATGACTGCTGGCCTCCCGGAAAGCCGCCGCGATGAGGTCCGCCGCGAACATGCCCTCGGACGTTTCAATGACACCGAATCGGTCGCGGCATTCCTCGTCCATCTCCACCGGCAGCTTCCGTACACCTCGGGTCAGGTGTTCCAGCTCGACAGCCGGATCGGCTGA
- a CDS encoding homoserine dehydrogenase: protein MNCSTLGIGLAGLGTVGSGVVLALQRNSELISDRTGGSVRLDVARVLVRDLGKSRPVAVPADRLTTEWKELVDDPAVDIVVELIGGTDAAFDIVAAALRARKPVVTGNKALLAERGTELFKLSREFDTPIHFEAAVAGGIPIIKTVQESFVGNRIQSMSGIINGTSNYILERMTTAGLEFSEALSEAQQLGYAEADPALDVNGWDAAHKAILLATLAYGFPIDPAEVHVAGIEQVRPIDIEFATRLGYVVKLLAVIREHPGGEVELRVQPSFIAKSHILASVHGVFNAVAVHGDAAGESLFYGRGAGQDPTASSVVADLVEAARSLRQPNGHRGFLPYRDSGRLLPVEETTTAYYVRFDVTDRPGVIAEVAKHLADAGIGISGTHSPVNPESPDADFVDMVFQLHSCPFGLLQKTLREIENLDCINSEPVVFRIEKL from the coding sequence GTGAACTGCTCCACACTCGGCATCGGACTCGCCGGTCTCGGAACCGTAGGCTCCGGGGTCGTGCTGGCACTCCAGCGCAACTCCGAACTCATCTCCGACCGCACCGGCGGATCGGTCCGCCTTGATGTCGCACGCGTGCTCGTGCGCGACCTCGGAAAGTCGCGCCCGGTCGCCGTGCCGGCCGACCGGCTGACCACCGAGTGGAAGGAGCTGGTCGATGATCCGGCGGTCGACATCGTGGTCGAACTGATCGGAGGCACGGACGCGGCGTTCGACATCGTCGCGGCGGCTCTTCGTGCCCGCAAACCGGTGGTCACCGGCAACAAGGCGCTGCTCGCCGAGCGCGGCACGGAACTCTTCAAGCTGTCGCGCGAGTTCGACACGCCGATTCATTTCGAAGCCGCGGTCGCCGGCGGGATCCCGATCATCAAGACGGTCCAGGAGTCGTTCGTCGGCAACAGGATCCAGTCGATGAGCGGCATCATCAACGGAACGTCGAACTACATCCTCGAGCGGATGACTACCGCCGGACTCGAATTCTCCGAAGCGCTTTCGGAAGCCCAGCAACTCGGCTACGCCGAGGCCGACCCGGCGCTCGACGTCAACGGCTGGGACGCCGCGCACAAGGCGATCCTCCTCGCCACGCTTGCCTACGGTTTCCCGATCGACCCGGCCGAGGTCCATGTCGCCGGCATCGAGCAGGTCCGGCCCATCGACATCGAGTTCGCCACCCGTCTCGGCTACGTGGTCAAGCTGCTCGCCGTCATCCGCGAGCACCCCGGCGGCGAGGTCGAGCTGCGCGTTCAGCCTTCCTTCATCGCCAAGTCGCACATCCTCGCCAGCGTCCATGGCGTGTTCAATGCCGTCGCGGTTCACGGCGACGCCGCCGGCGAGTCGCTCTTCTACGGCCGCGGCGCCGGGCAGGATCCTACGGCATCTTCCGTAGTTGCCGATCTGGTCGAGGCCGCCCGCTCGCTGCGCCAGCCGAACGGACACCGCGGGTTCCTTCCCTATCGCGACAGCGGCAGACTGCTGCCGGTTGAGGAAACGACCACGGCCTACTACGTACGCTTCGATGTCACCGACCGGCCCGGCGTCATCGCCGAGGTCGCCAAGCACCTTGCCGACGCCGGTATCGGCATCTCGGGCACCCACTCTCCGGTGAATCCGGAAAGCCCAGACGCCGACTTCGTCGACATGGTCTTCCAGCTCCACAGCTGCCCGTTCGGTCTGCTGCAGAAGACCCTGCGGGAGATCGAAAACCTCGACTGCATCAACAGCGAGCCGGTCGTCTTCCGGATCGAGAAGCTCTGA
- the tsaE gene encoding tRNA (adenosine(37)-N6)-threonylcarbamoyltransferase complex ATPase subunit type 1 TsaE — protein MERVIPDEAAMVAFGREMASGLAGGEVLGLVGGLGAGKTHFTKGLAAGLGHDGEVTSPTFALVHEYRDGRLPVFHLDFYRLESAEALIGIGWDEMLDEEGVVIAEWADRFPELLPVGTKVLDFEVLPDGSRRVSERG, from the coding sequence GTGGAGCGGGTGATTCCGGATGAAGCGGCAATGGTGGCTTTCGGTCGCGAAATGGCGTCCGGGCTGGCGGGTGGCGAGGTGTTGGGGCTGGTGGGCGGCTTGGGGGCTGGCAAGACGCATTTCACCAAGGGTCTGGCGGCTGGACTGGGCCACGATGGGGAGGTCACAAGCCCGACTTTCGCCTTGGTCCACGAGTACCGCGACGGCCGGCTGCCGGTGTTCCACCTCGATTTCTACCGCCTCGAGTCCGCCGAGGCATTGATCGGGATCGGCTGGGACGAGATGCTCGACGAGGAAGGGGTCGTCATCGCCGAGTGGGCGGACCGATTTCCCGAACTCCTGCCCGTGGGCACGAAGGTGCTCGATTTCGAGGTGCTGCCGGACGGATCGCGGCGGGTCAGTGAGCGCGGCTGA
- a CDS encoding OmpA family protein has protein sequence MSDSYTWSDMRDEGPSHLPGPDRLGWWVGIALLVAIVLHVLAFFALGQIKIALGFDEAEEMRTAPINVDQVEVLPPAMDDITPEPVAQEPENTASLLEEIDVLANLPEDHELDITPETIDPEFAIKPQQPLAEGAPEALELDISAEFDLASALPEMGRTENPLPLAAEGQVIVDPGAVEVNDPSLDQFTEEILKKGAGGNAAAGTLDGVVTLDDLVGLPENVLVGKKTMLPSDLLFEYNSAELRESARVGLMKLALLVERNPGLYCWIEGYTDLYGGDGFNLDLSQRRAKAVRNYLVEALLIDGEKIVTRGYGKSRPIIDNGTVDEQAPNRRVEIKMRRTLPTDPEPVVKEVKPEPKPEPEPPKAVLVTPMRDLEVPPVIEEPVEEPEPPKAVPVVEDPPRAVPVEESPPRAVPVGE, from the coding sequence GTGAGCGACAGCTACACATGGAGCGACATGCGCGACGAGGGTCCGTCCCACCTGCCGGGACCGGACCGCCTCGGCTGGTGGGTGGGTATTGCCCTGCTGGTCGCCATCGTGCTCCACGTCCTCGCCTTCTTCGCCCTCGGGCAGATCAAGATCGCGCTCGGCTTCGACGAGGCTGAGGAGATGCGCACGGCGCCGATCAATGTCGATCAGGTCGAGGTCCTGCCGCCGGCGATGGATGACATCACTCCGGAGCCGGTCGCCCAGGAGCCGGAGAACACCGCGTCGCTGCTCGAGGAGATCGACGTGCTGGCGAACCTGCCGGAAGACCACGAGCTCGACATCACTCCGGAAACGATCGACCCGGAGTTTGCCATCAAGCCCCAACAGCCGTTGGCCGAGGGGGCGCCTGAGGCGCTGGAGTTGGACATCTCCGCCGAATTCGATCTGGCGTCGGCATTGCCCGAGATGGGCCGCACCGAGAACCCGCTGCCGCTGGCGGCCGAAGGTCAGGTGATCGTCGATCCCGGTGCGGTCGAGGTGAACGACCCGTCACTTGATCAGTTCACCGAGGAGATTCTGAAGAAGGGTGCCGGTGGCAATGCGGCTGCGGGAACGCTCGATGGCGTGGTCACTCTGGATGACCTGGTCGGGCTTCCCGAGAACGTGCTGGTCGGCAAGAAGACGATGCTGCCGAGCGATCTGCTCTTCGAATACAACAGCGCCGAGCTGCGGGAGAGCGCGCGGGTCGGGCTGATGAAGCTGGCATTGCTGGTGGAGCGAAATCCGGGTCTCTACTGCTGGATCGAGGGTTACACCGATCTTTATGGAGGCGATGGCTTCAACCTCGACCTGTCCCAGCGACGGGCGAAGGCGGTGAGGAATTATCTGGTCGAGGCGCTGCTGATCGATGGCGAGAAAATCGTCACCCGTGGCTATGGCAAGAGCCGGCCGATCATTGATAACGGCACGGTGGATGAGCAGGCGCCGAACCGGCGGGTTGAGATCAAGATGCGGCGGACCCTGCCGACCGACCCCGAGCCGGTGGTGAAGGAGGTCAAGCCCGAGCCGAAGCCGGAACCGGAACCACCGAAGGCGGTGCTGGTGACGCCGATGCGCGATCTTGAGGTGCCTCCCGTCATCGAGGAGCCGGTCGAAGAGCCCGAACCTCCGAAGGCGGTGCCGGTGGTCGAGGACCCGCCGCGCGCGGTTCCGGTCGAGGAGTCGCCTCCGCGTGCCGTGCCGGTGGGCGAGTGA
- a CDS encoding substrate-binding domain-containing protein: MSDSGGWSMARMERPKLADLVASALSEAIGGGRWEERLPGSRVLAEEFGASVPTVSKALRQLERQGLIEGCGSRKAYRIADPGDARRSPDLPAPERKAIILTHADIGTLPHSTRQVIDTSRAMLVRRGWSVESRTFDFLHAKRPHRSWDHLVPLDPELPMVAVFGRHALEKWAHGHGLRMAFLGGTTARPETPMIAVKSSLLAAEAVRRLTDMGHRRIILPVCDRPPAFADSIKQAVREGLERVGVTYVPKFHTPESDYQRPDVIRGMIESAFASNPPTAIVMLDWKEFVTAACALARMGFLIPRDVSVVILNEQAETDWFLPKLSCFRFPVTRMASAVARWVSEGTSTAGSNFLSADFDEGGSIAPPRER, from the coding sequence GTGTCCGATTCGGGAGGCTGGAGCATGGCCCGGATGGAGCGTCCGAAACTGGCGGATCTCGTCGCCTCGGCGCTCTCCGAGGCAATCGGTGGAGGGCGCTGGGAGGAGCGGCTGCCGGGGTCGCGGGTGCTGGCCGAGGAGTTCGGAGCGAGTGTGCCGACGGTTTCGAAGGCACTCCGGCAGCTGGAAAGGCAAGGCTTGATCGAAGGTTGTGGGAGTCGGAAGGCGTACCGGATTGCGGACCCGGGGGATGCCCGGCGTTCCCCTGACCTGCCGGCGCCCGAGCGAAAGGCGATCATTCTGACCCACGCCGACATCGGCACCCTGCCTCACTCAACCCGTCAGGTGATCGATACTTCAAGGGCGATGCTGGTCCGGCGGGGTTGGTCCGTGGAGTCCCGGACCTTCGACTTTCTCCATGCCAAACGGCCGCACCGGAGCTGGGACCATCTCGTGCCGTTGGATCCCGAGCTGCCGATGGTCGCGGTCTTCGGTCGTCACGCCTTGGAGAAGTGGGCCCACGGGCACGGGCTGCGCATGGCATTTCTCGGCGGGACCACCGCGCGGCCCGAAACGCCGATGATCGCGGTCAAGTCATCGCTCCTCGCCGCGGAGGCGGTGCGTCGGCTGACCGACATGGGGCACCGTCGGATCATTCTTCCGGTGTGCGACCGGCCTCCGGCTTTTGCCGACTCGATCAAGCAGGCGGTCAGGGAAGGGCTGGAGCGCGTCGGGGTCACGTATGTTCCGAAATTCCATACCCCCGAAAGCGACTACCAGAGGCCCGACGTGATCCGGGGGATGATCGAGTCCGCCTTCGCGTCGAATCCCCCGACCGCCATCGTGATGCTCGACTGGAAGGAGTTCGTGACGGCGGCCTGCGCGCTGGCGCGGATGGGATTCCTGATCCCGCGTGACGTCTCGGTCGTGATTCTGAACGAGCAGGCGGAGACCGACTGGTTCCTGCCGAAACTGAGCTGCTTCCGCTTCCCGGTCACGCGGATGGCTTCGGCGGTCGCACGCTGGGTGAGCGAGGGGACCTCGACGGCCGGCAGCAATTTCCTCAGTGCGGACTTCGACGAAGGCGGCTCGATCGCACCGCCGCGCGAGCGCTGA
- the rplU gene encoding 50S ribosomal protein L21, with amino-acid sequence MAYAVIKTGGKQYRVQEGDKIDVENLNLDEGTILEFAPLLIGEGSDIKVGTPVVDGSSVKATVVSNFRGPKGIAFKFKRRKGFHKTKGFRRALTKISIDSIA; translated from the coding sequence ATGGCCTACGCAGTCATCAAAACCGGCGGCAAACAGTACCGCGTCCAAGAAGGCGACAAGATCGACGTCGAGAACCTCAACCTCGACGAAGGCACGATCCTCGAGTTCGCCCCGCTCCTCATCGGCGAAGGCTCCGACATCAAGGTCGGCACTCCCGTCGTTGACGGTTCCAGCGTCAAGGCCACCGTCGTCAGCAACTTCCGCGGACCGAAGGGCATCGCCTTCAAGTTCAAGCGCCGCAAGGGCTTCCACAAGACCAAGGGCTTCCGCCGCGCGCTCACCAAGATCTCGATCGACTCCATCGCCTGA
- a CDS encoding beta strand repeat-containing protein, which produces MNCTILRTGLFGLIFASSSHAQVAWDGGGANNQWTTPENWGDDTVPTIGNDYVVDGATCRSPDANNTIFDGDSLTIQNGAILNLYRTNGGGYFVVNHSIPALTVSDAEIRPQSSLGSIGHSLDTALVLNGANILNMKENSAYTMNFFFEGTLAGTGSLTVQRDATGSGRNVNFNPDASGFSGDLFFAGHNSGDTLGVNLGDVSGWGTGSVSLGHDSTLNINAAVDQPNAALSFTGTNTRLRIADVAATIGSIDGTEGAIEGNGATSSLTVTQSTDATFAGSVSYTAGNTLAFEKDGTGDLALTGAVDPAIPFTLTDGGLHLGTRTIDSLTADGGNLVIEVGTGGSDLTTITNAYTNNGGGIELQITSPPTVGAPYTIVTFGSFAGTNPPLTVTGLEGTRLMATPTYGANSISVTFTGDPADLVWDGSASGTWDINGDSNWDNGGSSDTYYEFDSVTFDDTATGTTSVVLNDSVNPAMVTFDNTIESYTLTGSGSIDGGGSLVVSGGADVTIATDNGFTGGTTISAGTLTVGNGGTTGSLGTGSIANDGSLILDRSDSFELANAISGTGDFEQAGSGTTVLTADNSFSGATVISSGTLQIGNGGTTGSLGTTSSITNDGTLVFNLDGALTITSVISGTGALVQQGPGLVILAEDMTYTGGTTISGGTLQIGDNGSVGSVVGTIVNDGELAVSRVDDIDFANDVSGSGSLLHAGTGELRLTGSNTYTGVTGVTGGGLLLLDSSGSTIPTGTGIRLSDGDLDFTDLDLVVSSLTKAPSGVSYLYANAGRTLSVQGDFLANEGSLDMIGIDELIVANPGGSFKAATVASGGSSNVYLPDIATITAASFAIGQGGPAGFGSSSSAVVELGLTNVIHADQITVGDNSAQSGSSTLRIGTGLENATLEIRATDGTGRADVLVGSKGTASDYTGGSGTIDLTATGATLDALVGTLTLGQHGGGAGNFNNPTSGSFMFNTGTLDATSIVLGVGNGPNKKTADGYLASYGGTIRTGSLVLVQDTGGDIGTATVELQESATLEATTIAGQATANAILLWGEGTLRNVTGADLTITGTTVSLPDNALVRTLETTGGNSATLAADVTVEAFLDSQLGNPIGGFALSGSLDLAGASLSLADLAVAPTALPGGTVYTLIDYTGASLSGTFAGIADGDPIVVGPNTFVLDYDDTLGGTGSFVTLTSQATSTPFESWAALNGLDGSPGKEAGFDDDPENDGITNGLEWILGGDPLANDASSLVTTTATAGGLTLEFTREESSIGEVTLSAEFDADLVAPWTSVVIGATSSGPDANGVTVTIDDAATPDNVSVSIPATADGGVDLGRMFGRLSAVE; this is translated from the coding sequence ATGAATTGCACTATCCTCCGCACAGGCCTGTTCGGTCTGATCTTCGCGTCATCCTCCCACGCCCAGGTGGCGTGGGACGGCGGCGGCGCCAACAACCAATGGACGACCCCCGAAAACTGGGGAGACGATACCGTTCCTACCATCGGCAATGACTACGTCGTGGATGGAGCAACCTGCCGCTCTCCTGACGCCAACAACACGATCTTCGATGGCGACAGCCTGACGATCCAGAATGGCGCGATCCTCAACCTCTACCGAACCAACGGCGGTGGCTACTTCGTGGTCAACCACTCGATTCCCGCGCTGACGGTCAGCGACGCCGAGATCCGGCCGCAGTCGTCGCTCGGCTCGATCGGACACTCGCTCGATACCGCCCTCGTGCTCAACGGCGCCAACATCCTCAACATGAAGGAGAACAGCGCCTACACGATGAACTTCTTCTTCGAAGGGACGCTTGCCGGCACCGGCTCGCTGACGGTCCAGCGCGACGCTACCGGCTCCGGCCGCAACGTGAACTTCAACCCCGACGCGAGCGGCTTCAGCGGCGACCTTTTCTTCGCCGGTCACAACTCGGGTGACACGCTCGGCGTCAACCTCGGCGACGTCAGCGGCTGGGGCACGGGCAGCGTGAGCCTCGGGCACGATTCGACGCTGAATATCAACGCCGCGGTCGATCAGCCGAATGCGGCACTTTCCTTCACCGGCACGAACACCCGCCTGAGGATTGCCGACGTCGCCGCGACCATCGGCTCGATCGACGGCACCGAAGGCGCGATCGAGGGCAATGGCGCGACCTCGTCGCTGACCGTGACCCAGTCGACCGACGCCACCTTCGCCGGCTCGGTCAGCTACACCGCGGGCAACACGCTTGCCTTCGAGAAAGACGGCACGGGGGACCTCGCGCTGACCGGCGCGGTCGATCCCGCCATCCCGTTCACCCTGACCGACGGCGGACTCCACCTCGGCACCCGTACCATCGACTCGCTGACCGCGGACGGCGGCAACCTGGTGATCGAAGTCGGCACCGGAGGATCCGATCTCACGACGATCACCAACGCCTACACCAACAACGGCGGCGGAATCGAATTGCAGATCACCTCACCCCCGACCGTCGGCGCTCCCTACACGATCGTGACCTTCGGCTCGTTCGCGGGCACCAATCCGCCGCTCACGGTCACGGGCCTCGAAGGCACCCGCCTGATGGCGACTCCGACCTACGGTGCAAATAGTATTTCGGTCACCTTTACCGGAGACCCGGCCGACCTCGTTTGGGACGGCAGTGCTTCCGGCACCTGGGACATCAACGGCGACTCGAACTGGGACAACGGAGGCAGCTCCGACACCTACTACGAGTTCGACAGCGTCACCTTCGACGATACCGCCACCGGCACGACCTCGGTCGTCCTGAATGACTCGGTGAACCCTGCAATGGTCACCTTCGACAACACGATCGAGTCCTACACCCTCACCGGTTCCGGCTCGATCGATGGCGGCGGCTCGCTCGTCGTCAGCGGCGGCGCCGACGTCACCATCGCGACCGACAACGGCTTCACCGGCGGCACCACCATCAGCGCCGGCACGCTGACCGTCGGCAATGGCGGCACGACCGGTTCGCTCGGCACCGGCTCCATCGCCAACGACGGCAGCCTGATCCTCGACCGCTCCGACAGCTTCGAACTCGCCAACGCGATTTCGGGCACGGGCGACTTCGAGCAGGCCGGCAGCGGGACGACCGTCCTCACCGCCGACAACTCGTTCAGCGGCGCGACCGTCATCTCGTCGGGAACCCTCCAGATCGGCAATGGCGGCACCACCGGCTCGCTCGGCACCACCTCGTCGATCACCAACGACGGCACGCTCGTCTTCAACCTCGACGGAGCCCTGACCATCACCAGCGTGATCAGCGGCACCGGCGCACTCGTCCAGCAAGGTCCCGGCCTCGTGATCCTCGCCGAGGACATGACCTACACCGGCGGCACCACGATCAGCGGTGGCACCCTGCAGATCGGCGACAACGGTTCGGTCGGCAGCGTTGTGGGGACCATCGTCAATGACGGCGAACTGGCGGTCAGCCGGGTCGATGACATCGACTTCGCCAACGACGTTTCGGGCAGCGGCTCGCTGCTGCATGCCGGAACCGGTGAGCTCCGCCTGACAGGCAGCAATACCTACACCGGCGTCACCGGCGTCACCGGCGGCGGCCTGTTGCTGCTCGACTCGTCGGGCTCGACGATTCCCACCGGCACCGGCATCCGTCTGAGCGACGGCGATCTCGACTTCACCGACCTCGACCTCGTCGTCTCGTCGCTGACCAAGGCACCCTCCGGAGTTTCCTACCTGTATGCCAATGCCGGACGCACCCTGAGCGTCCAAGGCGACTTCCTCGCCAACGAGGGATCGCTCGACATGATCGGGATCGACGAGCTCATCGTCGCCAACCCCGGCGGCAGCTTCAAGGCAGCCACGGTCGCGAGCGGCGGTAGCTCCAACGTCTACCTCCCGGACATCGCGACCATCACGGCCGCGAGCTTCGCGATCGGACAAGGCGGTCCCGCAGGCTTCGGCTCCAGCTCCAGCGCCGTTGTTGAGCTTGGTCTCACCAACGTGATCCACGCCGACCAGATCACCGTCGGCGACAACAGCGCCCAGTCGGGATCGTCGACCCTGCGGATCGGCACCGGCCTTGAGAACGCGACCCTTGAAATCCGCGCCACTGACGGCACCGGACGGGCCGATGTCCTGGTCGGCTCGAAAGGCACCGCCTCCGACTACACCGGCGGCAGCGGAACCATCGACCTCACCGCCACCGGGGCCACGCTCGATGCCTTGGTCGGAACGCTCACGCTCGGCCAGCATGGTGGAGGGGCGGGCAACTTCAACAACCCGACCAGCGGTTCGTTCATGTTCAATACCGGCACGCTCGACGCCACCAGCATCGTGCTCGGCGTGGGCAACGGCCCGAACAAGAAGACGGCCGACGGTTACCTCGCGAGCTACGGCGGCACCATCCGCACGGGCAGCCTCGTCCTCGTCCAGGACACCGGCGGCGACATCGGAACCGCCACGGTCGAGCTGCAGGAAAGCGCCACGCTCGAAGCGACAACCATCGCAGGTCAGGCAACAGCCAATGCCATCCTGCTTTGGGGCGAAGGCACGCTGCGAAACGTGACCGGGGCCGACCTTACGATCACCGGCACGACCGTCTCGCTTCCCGACAACGCACTGGTCCGCACCCTCGAGACCACCGGCGGCAACAGCGCCACGCTGGCGGCCGACGTTACCGTCGAGGCCTTCCTCGACAGCCAGCTCGGCAATCCGATCGGTGGCTTCGCGCTGAGCGGATCCCTCGACCTCGCCGGCGCCTCGCTGTCACTCGCCGATCTCGCGGTCGCGCCCACCGCCCTTCCCGGTGGCACGGTCTACACGCTGATCGATTACACCGGAGCTTCGCTGAGCGGCACCTTTGCCGGAATCGCCGATGGCGATCCGATCGTCGTGGGACCGAACACCTTCGTCCTCGATTACGACGACACGCTCGGCGGCACGGGATCGTTCGTGACCCTCACGTCGCAAGCCACCAGCACACCGTTCGAATCTTGGGCGGCGCTCAACGGTCTCGACGGCAGCCCCGGCAAGGAAGCCGGCTTTGACGACGACCCGGAGAACGACGGCATCACGAACGGCCTCGAGTGGATCCTCGGCGGCGACCCGCTGGCCAACGACGCCAGCTCGCTCGTCACCACCACCGCCACCGCCGGCGGCCTGACGCTCGAGTTCACCCGCGAGGAAAGCTCCATCGGTGAGGTGACCCTCAGCGCGGAGTTCGATGCCGATCTCGTGGCACCGTGGACCTCGGTGGTCATCGGCGCCACCTCGTCCGGCCCCGATGCCAATGGCGTCACCGTCACCATCGATGACGCGGCGACTCCGGACAACGTCAGCGTTTCCATCCCGGCGACCGCCGACGGCGGTGTCGATCTCGGCCGCATGTTCGGCCGCTTGAGCGCCGTCGAGTAA
- the pyrE gene encoding orotate phosphoribosyltransferase — protein sequence MSAADLKAILLEKSVRTGTFTLASGKESDLYIDCRVTALDPVGANLIGEIGWAAVRERIQSEGLAIDAIGGMTMGADPISLAIGMTSARQNPDEMIQVFTVRKEPKGHGRGKQIEGNFKEGDTVIVVDDVITTGGSTLKAIDAIEAAGGKIAFALVLVDREEGGRQAIEARGIPVLALYSRSTLL from the coding sequence ATGTCCGCCGCCGACCTGAAAGCCATCCTCCTCGAGAAGTCCGTCCGCACCGGCACCTTCACCCTCGCCTCCGGCAAGGAGAGCGACCTCTACATCGACTGCCGCGTCACCGCGCTCGATCCGGTCGGTGCCAACCTGATCGGCGAAATCGGCTGGGCCGCGGTGCGCGAACGCATCCAGAGCGAGGGACTGGCCATCGACGCCATCGGCGGCATGACGATGGGCGCCGACCCGATCTCACTGGCCATCGGCATGACCTCCGCCCGTCAGAACCCCGACGAGATGATCCAGGTCTTCACGGTGCGCAAGGAGCCCAAGGGCCACGGCCGCGGCAAACAGATCGAGGGGAACTTCAAGGAGGGCGACACGGTGATCGTGGTCGACGACGTGATCACCACCGGCGGCTCGACACTCAAGGCGATCGACGCCATCGAGGCGGCCGGCGGCAAGATCGCCTTCGCCCTGGTCCTCGTCGACCGCGAGGAAGGCGGCCGCCAGGCCATCGAAGCCCGCGGCATCCCGGTCCTCGCCCTCTACTCCCGCAGCACCCTCCTGTAG
- the rpmA gene encoding 50S ribosomal protein L27, with protein MAHKKGQGSVKNGRDSRSKRLGVKKFGGQVVIPGNIIIRQRGTKWHPGKNVFMGKDYTIHAAIEGTVFFDRNGGRVNVKPAEVAAN; from the coding sequence ATGGCTCACAAGAAAGGACAAGGTTCCGTCAAGAACGGCCGCGACTCACGCTCGAAGCGCCTCGGCGTGAAGAAGTTCGGCGGTCAGGTCGTCATCCCCGGCAACATCATCATCCGCCAGCGCGGAACCAAGTGGCACCCGGGCAAGAACGTCTTCATGGGCAAGGACTACACCATCCACGCCGCCATCGAAGGCACCGTGTTCTTCGACCGCAACGGCGGTCGGGTGAACGTCAAGCCGGCCGAAGTCGCCGCCAACTGA
- a CDS encoding HAD hydrolase family protein, producing the protein MRPLDLPEKPQWILSFDFDGTLHDPGGRPPVVGAFFEKITELRTERSALWGINTGRSMEHVIEGLIESRFPFAPDWVVAREREIWFPNDYGRWIGDDKWNKECEKAHRKFFRKVRKVLAAIRAEVEEHTGATWVEQAGDPAGLIARTEEEMEWILGRVTELAAPEPLLGWQRNSIYLRFGHKNYQKGSSLRRVAEGFGLGPAQSFAIGDSHNDFEMLSPESAAFIACPGNAVDEVREHVEEVGGHVCAAGHSDGCVEALRRFFD; encoded by the coding sequence ATGAGACCGCTCGACCTTCCGGAAAAGCCGCAGTGGATCCTGTCGTTCGACTTCGACGGCACCCTGCACGACCCGGGTGGGAGGCCTCCGGTGGTGGGTGCGTTTTTCGAGAAGATCACGGAGTTGCGGACCGAGCGCTCCGCGCTTTGGGGAATCAACACGGGACGCTCGATGGAGCATGTGATCGAGGGGCTGATCGAGAGCCGCTTTCCGTTCGCGCCCGACTGGGTCGTGGCCCGCGAGCGGGAAATCTGGTTTCCGAACGACTACGGCCGCTGGATCGGCGACGACAAGTGGAACAAGGAGTGCGAGAAGGCGCACCGGAAGTTTTTCCGCAAGGTGCGCAAGGTGCTGGCGGCGATCCGGGCGGAGGTCGAGGAGCACACCGGAGCGACTTGGGTCGAGCAGGCTGGCGACCCGGCGGGATTGATCGCGCGCACCGAGGAGGAGATGGAGTGGATCCTTGGCCGGGTGACCGAGTTGGCGGCGCCCGAGCCGCTGCTCGGTTGGCAGCGGAACTCGATCTACCTGCGTTTCGGCCACAAGAACTACCAGAAAGGTAGTAGCCTGCGCCGGGTGGCGGAGGGGTTCGGGTTGGGGCCGGCGCAGAGTTTCGCGATCGGCGACAGCCACAACGACTTCGAGATGCTGTCGCCCGAGTCCGCCGCCTTCATCGCGTGTCCCGGCAACGCGGTGGACGAGGTGCGCGAGCACGTGGAGGAGGTCGGCGGCCATGTCTGCGCCGCCGGGCACAGCGACGGATGCGTCGAGGCGCTGCGAAGGTTCTTTGATTAG